Genomic segment of Bdellovibrio bacteriovorus:
AAGGCAAAAAAATTGTTTTTAGAAAGCAATACCATTTTAAAGCCTGCCATCTCTCTGTATGAAAAATTGGGGTTTAAAAAAGTCGTGGGTCCTCCTACACCCTATGAAAGATGCAATATTCAGATGGAACTGAAGTTAAAATAAGCTCCATAAGATTTATCTTGCGCGAAAACAGCCGTTCTTAATTTGACTGGTTTATTTTCCGAAATAGAATCGAAGTCACGACGGAGAACTCTATGCGCAAGATTATTGGCGGTGTCTTTCAATCTCTCGATGGTGTTATTCAAGCTCCCGGAGGCCCCGAAGAAGACCCCACGGGCAGCTTCAAGTACGGTGGTTGGTCCACTTCATTTTGGGATGAACGCATGAACGCTGCTATGGGAGCGGTCTTTGATCAACCCTTTGATCTTTTGCTGGGCCGACGGACTTATGACATATTCGCGGCGCATTGGGGTTATCTTGGCGACAGCGATCCCATCGCCGCTTCTTTTACGAAGTGCGCGAAGTATGTTCTGACCCACGGTGATCAATCTTTAGATTGGAAAAACTCGCATCGCGTTTCCAGCATGGAAGAACTAAAAAAAATCAAAAGTGCGGAAGGACCTGATCTTTTGATACAGGGAAGTTCGACACTTTACCCGGCGCTTTTTGCTGAAAGCTTAATTGATCGTCTTTTCGTCATGACCTTTCCGGTGGTCCTTGGAAAAGGCAAACGCTTGTTCGGTGAAGGAACTCCCGGTGGCAGACTGAAGATGGTGCAAAGTG
This window contains:
- a CDS encoding dihydrofolate reductase family protein, translating into MRKIIGGVFQSLDGVIQAPGGPEEDPTGSFKYGGWSTSFWDERMNAAMGAVFDQPFDLLLGRRTYDIFAAHWGYLGDSDPIAASFTKCAKYVLTHGDQSLDWKNSHRVSSMEELKKIKSAEGPDLLIQGSSTLYPALFAESLIDRLFVMTFPVVLGKGKRLFGEGTPGGRLKMVQSDISSTGVIIATYEPDGKVPIGDFGLSKPSPAELQRREKIKKGQW